Proteins from a genomic interval of Papaver somniferum cultivar HN1 chromosome 4, ASM357369v1, whole genome shotgun sequence:
- the LOC113276478 gene encoding ATP-citrate synthase alpha chain protein 2 isoform X1, with the protein MARKKIREYDSKRLLKEHFKRLAGSELALKSAQVTESTDFNELANKEPWLSSSKLVLKPDMLFGKRGKSGLVALNLDLAQVASFVKERLGKEVEMGGCKGPITTFIVEPFIPHDEEFYLNIVSERLGCSISFSECGGIDIEENWDKVKTVFIPTGTTFSADLCAPLVATLPLEIKEKIEDFIKVVYSIFLDLDFTFLEMNPFALVDGKPYPLDMRGELDDTATFKNFKKWGNLEFPMPFGRVMSPTESFIHGLDEKTSASLKFTVLNPKGRIWTMVAGGGASVIYADTVGDLGYASELGNYAEYSGAPNEQEVLQYARVAIDCATAEPDDKKRALVIGGGIANFTDVAATFSGIIRALREKEEKLKAAKMHIYVRRGGPNYQLGLAKMRSLGEEIGIPLEVFGPEATMTGICKQAIDCITASA; encoded by the exons ATGGCAAGAAAGAAGATCAGAGAGTATGATTCGAAGAGGTTGTTGAAGGAACATTTTAAGAGATTGGCTGGTTCTGAATTAGCACTCAAATCAGCTCAG GTCACGGAATCAACTGATTTTAATGAGCTAGCGAACAAAGAACCATGGCTTTCATCCAGTAAACTGGTTTTGAAGCCTGATATGTTGTTTGGTAAGCGTGGGAAGAGTGGTTTAGTTGCCTTGAACCTCGATTTGGCTCAAGTTGCCAGCTTTGTGAAAGAGCGTCTTGGAAAAGAG GTAGAGATGGGGGGTTGTAAAGGACCAATCACTACATTTATCGTGGAACCCTTCATCCCACATGATGAAGAATTTTATCTCAATATTGTTTCTGAGCGCCTAGGATGTAGCATCAGCTTTTCAGAATGCGGAGGAATTGATATCGAAGAAAACTGGGACAAG GTCAAAACCGTATTCATCCCAACAGGAACAACTTTTTCTGCGGATTTATGTGCTCCTCTGGTTGCAACACTCCCATTGGAG ATCAAGGAGAAGATCGAGGATTTTATTAAAGTGGTGTATTCTATATTTTTAG ATCTAGATTTCACCTTCCTAGAGATGAATCCCTTTGCTTTGGTCGATGGAAAGCCATACCCATTGGATATGAGAGGAGAGTTGGATGACACTGCCACTTTCAAGAACTTTAAGAA GTGGGGTAACCTTGAATTTCCAATGCCATTTGGAAGAGTAATGAGTCCTACTGAAAGCTTCATTCATGGGCTGGATGAAAAG ACAAGTGCATCTTTGAAGTTCACAGTTTTGAACCCAAAGGGACGAATTTGGACTATGGTAGCAGGAGGAGGTGCTAGTGTCATCTATGCAGACACG GTTGGAGATCTTGGTTACGCTTCTGAGCTCGGAAATTATGCCGAATACAGTGGAGCACCAAATGAACAAGAGGTGTTGCAGTATGCCAGAGTTGCTATTGAT TGTGCAACTGCTGAACCCGATGACAAGAAGAGAGCTCTTGTGATTGGAGGAGGAATTGCCAACTTTACTGATGTCGCCGCTACATTTAGTGGCATTATCCGAGCTTTAAGAGAAAAG gaggaaaagcttaaagctgcaAAAATGCATATATATGTGAGGAGAGGGGGACCAAACTATCAGTTGGGTCTTGCCAAGATGAGGAGTCTCGGTGAGGAAATCGGTATTCCTCTTGAA GTTTTTGGTCCCGAAGCAACTATGACTGGCATATGCAAACAAGCAATAGACTGCATCACTGCATCAGCATAA
- the LOC113276478 gene encoding ATP-citrate synthase alpha chain protein 2 isoform X2: MLFGKRGKSGLVALNLDLAQVASFVKERLGKEVEMGGCKGPITTFIVEPFIPHDEEFYLNIVSERLGCSISFSECGGIDIEENWDKVKTVFIPTGTTFSADLCAPLVATLPLEIKEKIEDFIKVVYSIFLDLDFTFLEMNPFALVDGKPYPLDMRGELDDTATFKNFKKWGNLEFPMPFGRVMSPTESFIHGLDEKTSASLKFTVLNPKGRIWTMVAGGGASVIYADTVGDLGYASELGNYAEYSGAPNEQEVLQYARVAIDCATAEPDDKKRALVIGGGIANFTDVAATFSGIIRALREKEEKLKAAKMHIYVRRGGPNYQLGLAKMRSLGEEIGIPLEVFGPEATMTGICKQAIDCITASA; the protein is encoded by the exons ATGTTGTTTGGTAAGCGTGGGAAGAGTGGTTTAGTTGCCTTGAACCTCGATTTGGCTCAAGTTGCCAGCTTTGTGAAAGAGCGTCTTGGAAAAGAG GTAGAGATGGGGGGTTGTAAAGGACCAATCACTACATTTATCGTGGAACCCTTCATCCCACATGATGAAGAATTTTATCTCAATATTGTTTCTGAGCGCCTAGGATGTAGCATCAGCTTTTCAGAATGCGGAGGAATTGATATCGAAGAAAACTGGGACAAG GTCAAAACCGTATTCATCCCAACAGGAACAACTTTTTCTGCGGATTTATGTGCTCCTCTGGTTGCAACACTCCCATTGGAG ATCAAGGAGAAGATCGAGGATTTTATTAAAGTGGTGTATTCTATATTTTTAG ATCTAGATTTCACCTTCCTAGAGATGAATCCCTTTGCTTTGGTCGATGGAAAGCCATACCCATTGGATATGAGAGGAGAGTTGGATGACACTGCCACTTTCAAGAACTTTAAGAA GTGGGGTAACCTTGAATTTCCAATGCCATTTGGAAGAGTAATGAGTCCTACTGAAAGCTTCATTCATGGGCTGGATGAAAAG ACAAGTGCATCTTTGAAGTTCACAGTTTTGAACCCAAAGGGACGAATTTGGACTATGGTAGCAGGAGGAGGTGCTAGTGTCATCTATGCAGACACG GTTGGAGATCTTGGTTACGCTTCTGAGCTCGGAAATTATGCCGAATACAGTGGAGCACCAAATGAACAAGAGGTGTTGCAGTATGCCAGAGTTGCTATTGAT TGTGCAACTGCTGAACCCGATGACAAGAAGAGAGCTCTTGTGATTGGAGGAGGAATTGCCAACTTTACTGATGTCGCCGCTACATTTAGTGGCATTATCCGAGCTTTAAGAGAAAAG gaggaaaagcttaaagctgcaAAAATGCATATATATGTGAGGAGAGGGGGACCAAACTATCAGTTGGGTCTTGCCAAGATGAGGAGTCTCGGTGAGGAAATCGGTATTCCTCTTGAA GTTTTTGGTCCCGAAGCAACTATGACTGGCATATGCAAACAAGCAATAGACTGCATCACTGCATCAGCATAA